In Janthinobacterium rivuli, a single genomic region encodes these proteins:
- a CDS encoding heparinase II/III family protein translates to MTFSKWRASPSRLPNYCASNEIAPHELTYPIPGEIPLKPGLLLYWHTLRHLKPVQFYGRLLFRMRRPRPDLRAAPPLRPLAGTWQLAARRDPSLTGDGSFCFLGQRHDLSAIDGWNDGTLDKLWLYNLHYFDTLNASNSMALTAQHQRLLTRWIEANPTGHGNGWEPYPMSLRIVNWIKWALAGNTLDTRQLNSLAVQVRWLAGRLEIHLLGNHLFANAKALLFAGQFFMGPEADAWRVTALRILAREVPEQILADGAHFELSTMYHALALEDMLDLLNLAQAFDALDSQASDWRSRIPAMQSWLAMLSHPDGGIGFFNDAAFGIAVETTELARYADSLGFPAPQAPTDGVTHLAASGYLRLQLGASVLLLDAAAVGPDYLPGHAHADTLSFEWSLSGQRLLVNSGTSQYGLGAERLRQRGTAAHNTVQIDGADSSEVWSGFRVARRAYPHEIRIDAPGPVLDIDCAHDGYLRLPGKNIHRRHWRLAAGALAIHDRVSGPFRLAEAFFHLHPAIRVAPGAGRRQCTLLLPDGSAVHVAIDQGSISVQPDHWHPRFGVSQETHCLQIRFEGADLTTCFSWNHS, encoded by the coding sequence GTGACATTTTCGAAGTGGCGCGCGTCACCATCGAGGTTGCCGAATTATTGCGCCAGCAATGAGATTGCACCACATGAACTTACGTACCCGATCCCAGGGGAAATTCCGTTGAAGCCCGGCCTGCTCCTCTACTGGCATACGCTGCGCCACCTGAAGCCGGTGCAGTTTTATGGACGGCTGCTGTTTCGCATGCGCCGGCCACGCCCGGACCTGCGCGCAGCACCGCCGCTACGTCCACTCGCCGGTACCTGGCAACTGGCGGCGCGGCGCGATCCCAGCCTGACCGGCGACGGCAGTTTCTGCTTCCTCGGACAGAGGCACGACCTATCCGCCATCGATGGCTGGAATGACGGCACTCTGGACAAGCTGTGGCTGTACAACCTGCACTATTTTGATACCCTCAACGCCAGCAATAGTATGGCGTTGACAGCCCAGCACCAGCGCCTGCTGACGCGCTGGATCGAGGCGAATCCCACGGGCCATGGTAATGGCTGGGAGCCGTATCCTATGTCCTTGCGAATCGTCAACTGGATCAAATGGGCGCTGGCGGGCAATACGCTCGATACCCGACAGCTCAACAGCCTGGCGGTACAAGTGCGCTGGCTGGCCGGACGCCTGGAGATCCATTTGCTGGGCAATCACCTGTTTGCCAATGCCAAAGCGCTGCTGTTCGCCGGTCAGTTTTTTATGGGGCCGGAGGCCGATGCCTGGCGCGTCACGGCGCTGCGCATCCTTGCGCGCGAAGTGCCCGAACAGATCCTGGCCGACGGCGCGCATTTTGAACTGAGCACGATGTACCACGCGCTGGCCCTGGAAGACATGCTGGATCTGCTGAATCTGGCGCAAGCGTTTGACGCGCTCGACAGCCAAGCCAGCGACTGGCGCAGCCGCATTCCGGCAATGCAATCCTGGCTAGCCATGCTCAGCCATCCCGACGGTGGAATCGGCTTCTTCAACGATGCCGCTTTTGGCATCGCTGTGGAAACTACCGAACTGGCGCGCTACGCGGACAGCCTCGGCTTCCCTGCGCCGCAGGCGCCCACAGACGGCGTCACCCACCTCGCGGCCAGCGGCTACCTGCGCCTGCAACTAGGGGCATCTGTGCTGCTGCTCGACGCCGCCGCCGTTGGCCCGGACTATCTGCCCGGTCATGCGCATGCGGACACATTGTCATTCGAATGGTCGCTGTCCGGCCAGCGCCTGCTCGTCAACAGTGGCACTTCGCAGTATGGGCTGGGCGCCGAACGCCTGCGTCAACGAGGCACTGCCGCGCACAATACCGTGCAAATAGACGGCGCCGATTCGTCCGAGGTCTGGAGCGGCTTTCGCGTGGCGCGCCGAGCCTATCCACACGAGATCCGCATCGATGCACCGGGCCCTGTCTTGGATATCGATTGCGCGCACGATGGCTACTTGCGCCTGCCAGGAAAGAATATCCACCGCCGTCACTGGCGCCTGGCCGCCGGCGCGCTCGCCATCCACGATCGCGTGAGCGGCCCATTCCGCCTGGCCGAAGCGTTTTTCCACCTGCATCCGGCAATCCGCGTGGCGCCCGGCGCCGGCCGGCGACAATGCACGCTGCTGCTGCCAGATGGCAGCGCCGTGCATGTCGCCATCGACCAAGGCAGCATCAGCGTGCAGCCTGACCACTGGCATCCGCGCTTTGGTGTCAGTCAGGAAACGCATTGCCTGCAGATCCGCTTTGAAGGCGCGGATCTGACTACCTGCTTCAGCTGGAACCATTCATGA